Proteins encoded by one window of Muntiacus reevesi chromosome 6, mMunRee1.1, whole genome shotgun sequence:
- the KBTBD2 gene encoding kelch repeat and BTB domain-containing protein 2, whose amino-acid sequence MSTQEEKQINTEYAVSLLEQLKLFYEQQLFTDIVLIVEGTEFPCHKMVLATCSSYFRAMFMSGLSESKQTHIHLRNVDSATLQIIITYTYTGNLAINDSTVEQLYETACFLQVEDVLQRCREYLIKKINAENCVRLLSFADLFSCEELKQSAKRMVEHKFTAVYHQEAFMQLSHDLLIDILSSDNLNVEKEETVREAAMLWLEYNTESRSQYLSSVLSQIRIDALSEVTQRAWFQGLPPNDKSVVVQGLYKSMPKFFKPRLGMTKEEMMIFIEASSENPCSLYSSVCYSPQAEKVYKLCSPPADLHKVGTVVTPDNDIYIAGGQVPLKNTKTNHSKTSKLQTAFRTVNCFYWFDAQQNTWFPKTPMLFVRVKPSLVCCEGFIYAIGGDSVGGELNRRTVERYDTEKDEWTMVSPLPCAWQWSAAVVVHDCIYVMTLNLMYCYFPRSDSWVEMAMRQTSRSFASAAAFGDKIFYIGGLHIATNSGIRLPSGTVDGSSVTVEVYDVNKNEWKMAANIPAKRYSDPCVRAVVISNSLCVFMRETHLNERAKYVTYQYDLELDRWSLRQHISERVLWDLGRDFRCTVGKLYPSCLEESPWKPPTYLFSPDGTEEFEMDGEMVALPPV is encoded by the exons ATGTCCACTCAAGAGGAGAAGCAGATCAATACTGAATATGCTGTGTCCTTGTTGGAGCAGTTAAAATTGTTTTATGAACAGCAGTTGTTTACTGACATAGTGTTAATTGTTGAGGGCACTGAATTCCCTTGTCATAAGATGGTTCTTGCAACATGTAGCTCTTATTTTAG GGCAATGTTCATGAGTGGACTAAGTGAAAGCAAGCAGACACACATACACCTGAGGAATGTGGATTCAGCCACCTTACAGATAATAATAACCTATACATACACGGGTAACTTGGCAATAAACGACAGCACTGTAGAACAGCTTTATGAAACAGCTTGCTTCCTGCAG gTAGAAGATGTGTTACAACGTTGTCgagaatatttaattaaaaaaataaatgcagagaatTGTGTGCGATTATTGAGTTTTGCTGATCTGTTCAGCTGTGAGGAATTAAAACAAAGTGCTAAAAGGATGGTGGAGCACAAGTTCACGGCTGTGTatcatcaggaagctttcatgcAGCTGTCACATGATCTACTGATAGACATTCTCAGTAGTGACAATTTAAATGTAGAAAAGGAGGAGACAGTTCGTGAAGCTGCTATGCTGTGGCTGGAGTACAACACAGAATCACGATCCCAGTATTTGTCTTCAGTTCTTAGCCAAATCAGAATTGATGCACTTTCAGAAGTAACACAGAGAGCTTGGTTTCAAGGTCTGCCACCCAATGATAAGTCAGTTGTTGTTCAAGGTCTATATAAGTCCATGCCCAAGTTTTTCAAACCAAGACTTGGAATGACTAAAGAGGAGATGATGATTTTCATTGAAGCATCTTCAGAAAATCCTTGTAGTCTTTACTCTTCAGTCTGTTACAGTCCCCAAGCAGAAAAAGTTTACAAGCTGTGCAGCCCACCAGCTGATTTACATAAGGTTGGGACCGTTGTAACACCTGATAATGACATCTATATAGCAGGTGGTCAAGTTCCtctgaaaaacacaaaaacaaatcaCAGTAAAACGAGCAAACTTCAGACTGCCTTTAGAACTGTGAATTGCTTTTATTGGTTTGATGCACAGCAAAATACCTGGTTTCCAAAGACCCCGATGCTCTTTGTCCGCGTAAAGCCATCTTTGGTTTGCTGTGAAGGCTTTATCTATGCAATCGGAGGAGATAGTGTGGGTGGAGAACTTAATCGGAGGACTGTAGAAAGATACGACACTGAGAAGGATGAATGGACAATGGTAAGCCCTTTGCCTTGTGCTTGGCAGTGGAGTGCAGCAGTTGTAGTTCATGACTGCATTTATGTGATGACCCTAAACCTCATGTATTGTTATTTTCCAAGGTCTGATTCATGGGTAGAAATGGCCATGAGACAGACAAGCAGGTCTTTTGCTTCAGCTGCAGCTTTCGGTGATAAAATTTTCTATATCGGAGGGCTGCACATTGCTACCAATTCTGGCATAAGACTCCCCTCTGGCACTGTAGATGGGTCTTCAGTAACTGTGGAAGTCTATGATGTGAATAAAAATGAGTGGAAAATGGCAGCCAACATCCCTGCTAAGAGGTACTCAGATCCCTGTGTGAGAGCTGTTGTAATCTcaaattctctgtgtgtgtttatgcgAGAAACCCACTTAAATGAAAGAGCTAAATACGTCACTTACCAATACGATCTGGAACTTGACCGGTGGTCTCTGCGGCAACATATATCTGAACGTGTACTCTGGGACCTAGGGAGAGATTTTCGATGCACTGTGGGGAAACTCTATCCATCCTGCCTTGAAGAATCTCCATGGAAACCACCAACGTACCTTTTTTCACCGGATGGAACAGAGGAGTTTGAAATGGATGGAGAGATGGTTGCACTACCGCCTGTATAG